A window from Agrobacterium tumefaciens encodes these proteins:
- a CDS encoding branched-chain amino acid ABC transporter permease — MADFDWLFLIEVLVGGLLSGVMYSLVAIGFVLIYKTSGVLNFAQGAMLLFAALTFVSLLERNVPFALALVLTFAVMVLIGLVIERTVLRPLTNKPPITLFMATLGLSYIIEGAAQLLWGTQVHGLELGIEDVPFDIGGVFISQFDLFAAAVAGLMVAALSAFFRYTRIGLAFRAVADDQFAALAVGLKLPWIWATVWAAAGVVALVAGLLWGARLGVQFSLSLVVLKALPVLVLGGFDSILGAIVGGLLIGATEKLAEVYIGEYFGGGIESWIAYVVALAFLLIRPSGLFGQKLVERV, encoded by the coding sequence ATGGCAGATTTCGACTGGCTGTTTTTGATCGAAGTGCTGGTTGGCGGCTTGCTTTCGGGCGTTATGTATTCGCTCGTCGCCATCGGTTTCGTGCTGATCTACAAGACCTCGGGCGTTCTCAACTTCGCTCAAGGTGCGATGTTGCTGTTTGCCGCGCTGACCTTTGTCAGCCTGCTTGAACGCAACGTTCCCTTCGCGCTCGCACTCGTCCTCACATTCGCCGTTATGGTGCTGATTGGTCTCGTCATCGAGCGCACGGTGCTGCGGCCATTGACCAACAAGCCGCCGATCACCCTTTTCATGGCGACGCTTGGGCTCTCCTATATCATCGAAGGGGCAGCACAGCTCCTCTGGGGCACGCAGGTCCACGGTCTGGAGCTGGGGATCGAGGATGTTCCCTTCGATATCGGCGGCGTGTTCATCAGCCAGTTCGATCTGTTTGCGGCCGCTGTTGCCGGTCTGATGGTAGCGGCGCTGTCAGCTTTCTTCCGCTACACCCGGATTGGGCTGGCATTTCGCGCCGTAGCGGATGATCAATTCGCCGCCCTTGCGGTTGGGCTCAAACTGCCCTGGATCTGGGCAACCGTCTGGGCGGCCGCCGGTGTCGTGGCGCTGGTTGCCGGTCTGCTGTGGGGCGCGCGGCTCGGCGTGCAGTTCTCACTGTCGCTGGTCGTGCTCAAAGCGCTGCCCGTCCTCGTCCTTGGCGGTTTCGATTCCATTCTGGGAGCGATCGTCGGCGGTCTTTTGATCGGTGCGACGGAGAAACTCGCGGAAGTCTATATCGGCGAATATTTCGGCGGCGGCATCGAGAGCTGGATCGCCTATGTCGTAGCACTTGCCTTCCTGCTCATCCGCCCGTCCGGCCTGTTCGGGCAGAAGCTTGTGGAAAGGGTCTGA
- a CDS encoding SfnB family sulfur acquisition oxidoreductase, producing the protein MTLSQVNTENAVKAVPAVPRPAESAHIIKDDAEAITVARRLAAEFVKDSAKRDRERIWPVAELDAFSQSGLWSINVPKAFGGPEVSYATLAKVIEIISAADSSIGQIAQNHLGVVAAIRTVSDAAQQKLLFAEVLKGTRFGNAFSEFGSKRAVDFETRFTDAGDHVVVNGRKFYSSGALLAHLVPIVALDDEGRAWYAIAERDAPGLTVIDDWSSFGQRTTLSGTVLLDDVKVPKTHLVPGYKGYEVPTADGAIFQIIQVAVDTGIAQAAIDETVAFVRTKSRAWVDSGQDHAWEDPYTIQAIGDLTLRLHAAQALLEKAGYAIDRAIANPNADTVAEAQIVTAEAKILSTEIAIAATNKLFELAGTRSTLAEHNLDRHWRNARTHTLHDPVRWKYAILGKYFLNGEKPPLHAWS; encoded by the coding sequence ATGACGCTTTCACAGGTCAATACCGAAAACGCCGTCAAGGCTGTGCCGGCGGTTCCTCGCCCGGCCGAGTCTGCCCATATTATCAAGGACGACGCTGAGGCAATTACCGTTGCCCGCCGGCTCGCGGCCGAATTTGTCAAGGACTCGGCCAAACGCGACCGTGAGCGCATTTGGCCCGTTGCCGAACTCGATGCATTTTCGCAAAGCGGCTTGTGGTCCATCAACGTGCCAAAAGCCTTCGGCGGGCCGGAGGTTTCCTACGCCACGCTCGCAAAGGTCATCGAGATCATATCAGCGGCAGATTCCTCGATTGGCCAGATCGCTCAGAATCATCTGGGCGTCGTTGCTGCGATCCGAACCGTATCGGATGCCGCCCAGCAGAAGCTTCTGTTCGCTGAAGTGCTGAAGGGCACCCGTTTCGGTAACGCTTTTTCGGAATTCGGCTCCAAACGGGCAGTCGATTTCGAAACGCGCTTCACCGATGCCGGCGACCATGTCGTCGTCAACGGGCGCAAATTCTATTCTTCCGGCGCGCTGCTTGCACATCTGGTGCCGATCGTCGCACTCGATGATGAAGGGCGGGCCTGGTATGCGATTGCCGAACGCGATGCGCCGGGCCTCACCGTCATCGATGACTGGTCCTCGTTCGGGCAGCGCACGACACTCTCGGGCACCGTGCTGCTCGATGATGTCAAAGTGCCGAAGACCCATCTTGTGCCGGGTTACAAGGGCTATGAAGTGCCGACCGCCGATGGTGCGATCTTCCAGATCATCCAGGTTGCCGTGGACACCGGTATCGCGCAGGCCGCCATTGACGAGACCGTCGCCTTCGTGCGCACCAAGAGCCGCGCCTGGGTGGATAGCGGCCAGGATCACGCCTGGGAAGATCCCTATACGATCCAGGCTATCGGAGACCTGACACTGCGTCTGCATGCCGCCCAAGCGCTTCTGGAGAAAGCCGGTTATGCTATCGATCGTGCTATAGCCAATCCCAACGCCGACACCGTGGCTGAGGCACAGATCGTCACGGCTGAGGCCAAGATCCTGTCGACCGAAATCGCAATTGCGGCGACCAACAAATTGTTCGAACTCGCAGGCACTCGCTCAACGCTTGCCGAACACAATCTTGATCGCCACTGGCGCAATGCGCGCACCCATACGCTGCATGACCCTGTTCGCTGGAAATATGCCATTCTCGGAAAGTACTTTCTGAATGGGGAAAAGCCTCCGCTTCATGCCTGGAGTTGA
- a CDS encoding LacI family DNA-binding transcriptional regulator, which translates to MRKRATAKQVAEAAGVSKWTVIRAFTPGASITEESRRKVLETAATLNYSPNLLARSLATNSTRQVAVFVDDFANPQKLPFLEALTEQLQAAGLVAMLININNHFDHVHALLHADQRQVDAIILFGTAFRDETLKDHKLGQGMPPMYVLARDSQIDGVPAVVCDAELALKDIVDHLYEKGYRRPAFMSGAMALSTALRRRQHFTEFWAEKGIKDIELLSAERYSAEAGAISVRDYLSRTAPADRADILMCENDILAFGAMDEIRGKFGLQIPQDIAIVGFDNYELGGSHAYGLTTYEQPRYEMVEAVIAMILGKVEPETVTIPGKLVIRRST; encoded by the coding sequence ATGCGGAAGCGGGCGACAGCAAAACAAGTGGCGGAAGCGGCGGGCGTATCGAAATGGACGGTCATCAGAGCCTTCACCCCCGGCGCCTCGATCACAGAGGAAAGCAGGCGCAAAGTCCTCGAGACCGCCGCCACTTTGAATTACAGCCCCAATCTTCTGGCGCGCAGTCTCGCGACAAATTCCACGCGGCAAGTCGCCGTCTTTGTTGACGATTTTGCGAACCCCCAGAAGCTGCCTTTCCTGGAGGCGCTGACAGAGCAACTGCAGGCGGCCGGTCTCGTCGCGATGTTGATCAACATCAACAACCACTTCGATCATGTCCACGCATTGCTTCATGCCGATCAGCGCCAGGTCGATGCAATCATTCTGTTTGGTACCGCATTCCGCGACGAGACACTGAAAGATCATAAGCTTGGGCAGGGAATGCCCCCCATGTACGTGCTTGCCCGCGACAGCCAGATCGATGGAGTGCCGGCTGTCGTTTGCGATGCCGAACTCGCTCTCAAGGACATCGTCGATCACCTCTACGAGAAAGGATACCGTCGGCCGGCCTTCATGAGCGGCGCAATGGCGCTATCAACCGCGCTGCGCCGCCGGCAGCACTTCACCGAATTCTGGGCCGAAAAGGGTATCAAAGACATAGAATTGCTGTCAGCTGAAAGGTACAGCGCTGAAGCCGGTGCTATATCGGTACGGGATTATCTTTCCAGAACGGCACCGGCAGATCGGGCGGATATTCTGATGTGTGAGAACGACATTCTCGCATTCGGGGCAATGGATGAAATCCGGGGCAAGTTCGGGCTTCAGATCCCGCAGGACATAGCGATTGTCGGATTCGACAATTACGAGCTTGGCGGATCCCACGCCTACGGCCTCACCACCTACGAACAACCGCGATACGAAATGGTCGAGGCAGTCATCGCCATGATCTTGGGAAAAGTTGAACCCGAAACCGTCACCATACCCGGCAAGCTGGTCATTCGGCGCTCGACGTGA
- a CDS encoding branched-chain amino acid ABC transporter permease, with amino-acid sequence MAVVTTDLHPTWFFNRQLAPIAIVAGAYLVVPFIGSTYLFEAILLPFLALSLAGVGLNLLTGYAGQVSLGSAAFMAVGAFAAYNFNLRVDGLPLIVSILLAGLSAAVIGIVFGLPSLRLKGFYLAVSTLAAQFFVQWTLTKFSWFSNDSASGVIDAPPLTLAGIEFTGPVGRYLFALTVVVVLTFLAHRLTTSQTGRNFIAVRDNETAARIIGVPVLRTKLLAFAISSFIIAVAGVLWAFAYLRTVEPAGFNLDRSFQILFIIIIGGLASTRGAFFGAALIVVFPLLLSRLGSFLLGDLFDSGVLEMSQRIVLGALIILFLILEPDGLSSLWDKIRRRLGSAVGRQA; translated from the coding sequence ATGGCTGTCGTTACCACAGATCTTCATCCCACATGGTTTTTCAATCGTCAGCTGGCGCCGATTGCCATCGTAGCGGGCGCCTACCTTGTTGTTCCCTTTATCGGCTCAACCTATCTGTTCGAAGCAATCCTCCTGCCGTTCCTGGCGCTCAGCCTTGCCGGGGTCGGCCTTAACCTGCTTACCGGCTACGCCGGTCAAGTTTCGCTTGGAAGTGCCGCCTTCATGGCGGTCGGGGCTTTCGCTGCTTACAATTTCAATCTGCGTGTCGATGGCCTGCCGCTCATCGTCAGCATTCTGCTGGCTGGCCTGTCGGCGGCGGTGATCGGTATCGTCTTTGGCCTGCCGAGCCTTAGATTAAAAGGCTTCTATCTCGCGGTATCGACGCTTGCCGCGCAGTTTTTCGTGCAGTGGACGCTTACCAAATTCAGCTGGTTTTCGAACGATTCCGCCTCCGGGGTCATCGATGCACCGCCTTTGACGCTTGCCGGCATCGAGTTTACCGGCCCGGTCGGCCGCTACCTCTTTGCTCTTACGGTCGTTGTCGTCCTGACGTTTCTTGCCCACCGGCTGACGACCTCGCAGACCGGCCGCAACTTCATCGCCGTGCGGGACAACGAGACGGCAGCGCGTATCATCGGGGTGCCCGTGTTGAGGACCAAACTGCTCGCTTTTGCGATTTCCTCCTTCATCATCGCGGTGGCGGGAGTTCTGTGGGCTTTCGCCTATCTCAGAACCGTGGAGCCGGCCGGCTTTAACCTCGACCGCTCCTTCCAGATCCTTTTTATCATCATCATTGGCGGGCTTGCCTCGACGCGAGGCGCCTTCTTCGGCGCCGCGCTGATCGTCGTCTTCCCGCTGCTGCTGTCGCGGCTGGGTTCGTTCCTGCTCGGTGATCTCTTTGATTCCGGCGTGCTCGAGATGAGCCAGCGCATCGTGCTCGGCGCCCTGATCATTCTGTTTCTGATCCTCGAACCGGACGGGCTCTCCTCGCTCTGGGACAAGATCCGAAGGCGGCTCGGCTCCGCTGTCGGCAGACAAGCCTGA
- a CDS encoding sugar ABC transporter substrate-binding protein yields the protein MKSILRKFAYGLLTAGIVVSGAAAAGAQDQLTIIAVTHGQASDPFWSIVKNGMMQAGKDSNVRVDYRAPETFDMVAMGQLIDAAANQAPAGIVISNPDPDALGPAIEKAVAAGIPVISMNSGIAAAEKLGIKLHVGQDELPAGIKVGEKLKSLGFKHVLCVNQEVGNAALDQRCAGTEKGFEGGKVTVLPTTADPAEIEAKIQAALSADSSVDVVLGLSAPLVGERAVAIVEKMGASDKVKVASFDLSAGFLTAVADGKALFAVDQQPFLQGYLPVTFLALNARYGTIPAGNVASGPSFVEKDTAAAVIEKSSQGIR from the coding sequence ATGAAATCCATTTTGAGAAAATTCGCCTATGGCCTTCTGACCGCGGGAATTGTCGTCTCCGGCGCAGCCGCTGCCGGGGCGCAGGACCAGTTGACCATCATCGCGGTCACCCATGGTCAGGCATCCGATCCTTTCTGGTCCATCGTCAAGAACGGCATGATGCAGGCGGGCAAGGACAGCAATGTGCGCGTCGATTATCGCGCTCCTGAAACATTTGACATGGTTGCGATGGGCCAGCTCATCGACGCAGCCGCAAACCAGGCTCCGGCGGGGATCGTGATTTCCAATCCCGATCCGGACGCCCTTGGTCCGGCGATTGAAAAAGCGGTTGCTGCCGGAATTCCGGTCATATCCATGAATTCCGGTATCGCGGCCGCCGAAAAACTCGGCATCAAACTGCATGTCGGCCAGGACGAGCTGCCGGCCGGCATCAAGGTGGGGGAAAAGCTGAAATCTCTCGGCTTTAAACATGTCCTGTGCGTCAATCAGGAGGTGGGCAATGCCGCGCTCGATCAGCGTTGCGCCGGAACCGAGAAAGGGTTCGAAGGCGGCAAGGTGACGGTGTTGCCGACGACGGCGGATCCCGCCGAAATCGAGGCCAAAATCCAGGCGGCTCTGAGCGCGGACTCATCGGTTGATGTTGTTCTCGGCCTTTCTGCTCCGTTGGTCGGTGAACGTGCCGTCGCGATCGTGGAGAAAATGGGGGCAAGCGACAAGGTCAAGGTGGCCTCCTTCGATCTGTCGGCAGGCTTCCTGACGGCGGTTGCAGATGGCAAAGCGCTGTTCGCGGTCGATCAGCAGCCCTTCCTGCAGGGGTATCTGCCGGTAACCTTTCTGGCGCTGAATGCGCGCTACGGCACCATTCCGGCAGGAAACGTCGCTTCCGGTCCGAGCTTCGTCGAGAAGGACACGGCGGCTGCGGTCATCGAAAAATCCTCCCAGGGCATCCGCTAG
- a CDS encoding ABC transporter substrate-binding protein, with the protein MTMFAKLKSAVFAAGLAVSAAVPAAHADEQYFPLQSYRVGPYAAGGTGFFGGFIDYLNLINTRDGGVNGVKLTWSEAETQYEVERGVEAYERLKSNPNIAAWNPLSVGIAYAMIDRITQDKAPLITINHGRTDSTDGRVFPYVFPLLLNPYSETSGIVNYIASKLGGSDKLKGKKIVVLYHGSPYGKETIPIYELLSKQYGFELQQIEVPHPGNEQQAQWLTIRRAKPDYVVLRGWGVMNPVALKTAAKTGFPVDHIIGNVWSNSEEDAIPAGDAAKGYTAITTQASGAEYPVVQEIVKTLYDNGKGNLEDKKRIGSVYHNLGIVNGILNVEAIRIAQEKFGHRTLTGDEVRWGFEHLQLDPARVEALGAKGLFHSINVTWDNHEGNGYVTFQQWDGKKWNVVSDWIAPDWALLRPIIEKSSEAYAKEKGIKLRTAEDAQTVTN; encoded by the coding sequence ATGACCATGTTTGCGAAACTGAAATCCGCTGTCTTCGCGGCAGGCCTTGCCGTCTCGGCCGCCGTACCGGCTGCCCATGCGGACGAACAATATTTCCCCCTGCAGAGCTACCGCGTCGGGCCTTATGCGGCCGGCGGCACGGGGTTCTTCGGCGGCTTCATCGACTATCTCAATCTTATCAATACGCGCGACGGCGGCGTGAACGGCGTCAAGCTCACCTGGTCCGAAGCGGAAACGCAGTACGAGGTGGAGCGCGGCGTCGAAGCCTATGAGCGCCTCAAGAGCAATCCGAATATTGCCGCCTGGAACCCGCTTTCCGTCGGTATCGCCTATGCCATGATCGACCGCATCACCCAGGACAAGGCGCCGCTGATCACCATCAACCACGGCCGCACCGACTCCACCGACGGCCGCGTCTTCCCCTATGTCTTTCCGCTGCTGCTCAATCCCTACAGCGAGACTTCGGGCATCGTGAACTATATCGCCTCCAAGCTGGGCGGATCCGACAAGCTCAAGGGTAAGAAGATCGTCGTGCTCTATCACGGCTCGCCCTATGGCAAGGAGACGATCCCGATCTATGAGCTGCTGTCGAAGCAATATGGTTTCGAACTGCAGCAGATCGAAGTGCCGCATCCCGGCAACGAGCAGCAGGCGCAATGGCTGACGATCCGCCGTGCCAAGCCGGATTATGTCGTGCTGCGCGGCTGGGGCGTGATGAATCCGGTCGCACTCAAGACGGCGGCCAAGACCGGCTTCCCGGTCGACCACATCATCGGCAATGTCTGGTCGAACTCCGAGGAGGATGCCATCCCTGCGGGCGATGCAGCCAAGGGCTATACCGCGATTACCACGCAAGCCTCGGGCGCGGAATATCCAGTCGTCCAGGAGATCGTGAAGACGCTTTACGATAACGGCAAGGGCAACCTTGAAGACAAGAAGCGCATCGGCTCGGTCTACCACAATCTCGGCATCGTCAATGGCATCCTGAATGTGGAAGCCATCCGCATCGCGCAGGAAAAGTTCGGACATCGCACCTTGACCGGTGATGAGGTTCGCTGGGGTTTCGAGCATCTGCAGCTTGACCCGGCGCGCGTCGAAGCCCTGGGCGCCAAGGGCCTGTTCCATTCCATCAACGTCACCTGGGACAACCATGAGGGCAATGGCTACGTGACCTTCCAGCAGTGGGACGGCAAGAAATGGAATGTCGTCTCCGATTGGATCGCGCCGGACTGGGCGCTGCTGAGGCCGATTATCGAAAAGTCCTCGGAAGCCTATGCGAAGGAAAAGGGCATCAAGCTGCGCACCGCCGAAGATGCACAGACAGTGACGAATTGA
- a CDS encoding ABC transporter ATP-binding protein, with protein sequence MAEKDVLLKVDGIKATYNAAITALHGVSFTLRRGEILALLGANGAGKTTTLKAISNLLPAERGEITEGAILYEGRDVTTASPAELVRAGLVQVLEGRHCFRNLTIEENLVSGGIGRSGSRAEITADLEKVYTIFPRLKEKRRALAGLTSGGEQQMTAIGRALMSRPKLLVLDEPSMGLAPIVVQDIFRTLRRLNAESGLSILVAEQNSAIALRYADRATVLENGAAVLSGDAAELRRRDDVKAFYLGHKSTPAPTTAATSLPPA encoded by the coding sequence ATGGCTGAAAAAGACGTTCTCCTGAAAGTGGACGGCATCAAAGCGACCTATAATGCTGCGATCACGGCGCTTCACGGTGTCAGCTTCACATTGCGCCGTGGTGAGATTCTCGCACTGCTGGGCGCCAACGGCGCTGGCAAGACGACGACGCTCAAGGCAATTTCGAACCTGCTGCCGGCCGAGCGCGGCGAGATCACCGAAGGCGCCATTCTCTACGAGGGTCGTGATGTTACCACGGCATCGCCGGCAGAACTGGTGCGCGCCGGCCTCGTGCAGGTCCTTGAGGGCCGGCATTGCTTCCGAAATCTGACCATCGAGGAAAATCTCGTTTCCGGCGGTATTGGACGCAGCGGCTCGCGCGCCGAGATCACCGCCGATCTGGAGAAAGTCTACACGATTTTTCCCCGGCTGAAGGAAAAGCGCCGTGCATTGGCCGGCCTTACCTCGGGCGGTGAGCAACAAATGACGGCGATCGGCCGTGCGCTGATGTCACGACCAAAGCTTCTTGTGCTCGACGAGCCGTCCATGGGGCTGGCGCCGATCGTCGTGCAGGATATTTTCCGGACGCTGCGGCGGCTGAATGCCGAAAGCGGTCTTTCCATTCTCGTTGCCGAACAGAATTCAGCGATCGCCCTGCGTTATGCCGACCGTGCGACCGTGCTCGAAAACGGCGCTGCCGTGCTTTCGGGAGATGCTGCCGAGTTGCGCAGGCGAGACGACGTCAAGGCCTTTTATCTCGGCCACAAATCCACGCCGGCGCCCACAACCGCCGCAACAAGCCTCCCCCCGGCCTGA
- a CDS encoding ABC transporter permease: MTLANEQNGTPTPSDERLKKVSTMTALLRRPELGAVAGLVLVTIFFFFTANPAMFTLAGVVNFMAPAAQLGILAIGAALLMIGGEFDLSIGSMVAFAGLVFGTALVVLDLPLSVSILIALGFAVVIGVTNAQLTMRTGLPSFIVTLAFLFILRGLTLVGLKWASGGATQLRGMKEAVADSPLAPFFSGDAFPGLFSWLGSRGIIDTFPNGAPKVPGIPVEILWFVLIALLATWVLLRTRFGNWIFAAGGDPRAARKSGVPVARVKTTLFIITAMCATLVAILTVLDAGSTDARRGFQKEFEAIIAAVIGGCLLTGGYGSAIGAFFGSVVFGMVLIGLTYTSIDQDWYLVFLGGMLLTAVIFNNVIRKRVTGER; the protein is encoded by the coding sequence ATGACGCTGGCCAACGAACAGAACGGGACCCCGACCCCGTCCGACGAGCGGCTCAAAAAGGTTTCGACGATGACCGCGTTGCTGCGTCGTCCGGAACTCGGCGCTGTCGCTGGACTGGTGCTCGTCACCATCTTCTTTTTCTTCACGGCCAACCCCGCCATGTTCACGCTGGCAGGCGTGGTCAATTTCATGGCGCCTGCCGCTCAGCTAGGAATTCTCGCCATTGGCGCGGCCTTGCTGATGATCGGTGGTGAATTTGACCTGTCGATCGGATCGATGGTCGCGTTCGCTGGCCTCGTCTTCGGCACGGCGCTCGTGGTTCTCGATCTTCCGCTGAGTGTGTCCATTCTAATTGCGCTGGGTTTCGCCGTGGTAATCGGGGTTACGAATGCGCAGCTCACGATGCGGACCGGTCTCCCTTCGTTCATCGTCACGCTTGCGTTTCTCTTCATTCTGCGCGGTCTCACTCTGGTTGGGCTCAAATGGGCAAGCGGCGGCGCAACGCAGCTTCGCGGCATGAAGGAAGCCGTCGCCGACAGCCCGCTTGCACCGTTTTTTTCCGGCGATGCGTTTCCCGGCCTGTTTTCCTGGCTCGGCAGCAGGGGCATTATCGATACCTTTCCAAATGGCGCGCCGAAAGTTCCCGGCATTCCCGTGGAGATCCTGTGGTTTGTGCTCATTGCTTTGCTCGCTACCTGGGTACTTCTGCGGACACGCTTCGGGAACTGGATTTTTGCAGCCGGCGGCGATCCGCGTGCGGCGCGTAAATCGGGTGTGCCTGTAGCGCGCGTGAAGACCACGCTGTTCATCATAACGGCCATGTGCGCCACCCTCGTTGCAATCCTGACGGTGCTGGATGCCGGCTCAACGGATGCCCGCCGTGGGTTTCAGAAGGAATTCGAGGCCATCATCGCGGCCGTCATCGGCGGTTGCCTTCTCACAGGCGGATATGGTTCGGCGATCGGCGCATTCTTCGGCTCCGTTGTGTTCGGCATGGTGCTGATCGGGCTCACCTACACCTCAATCGATCAGGATTGGTATCTTGTGTTCCTTGGCGGCATGCTGCTGACAGCCGTGATTTTCAACAATGTGATCCGCAAACGCGTCACGGGAGAACGCTGA